In one window of Frigoriglobus tundricola DNA:
- a CDS encoding NYN domain-containing protein, with the protein MKPSAVLLIDLENFFLSRVQHFDSKAVPPSGRPAFAKDFEHLIAFAQRMAGAPFAVRRAYADYVTLRVGPRELMRQGVEPVQVFRLSGARSGSKNAADMRMAMDATALLASAGHAEHFVLVTGDADFIPVILELKRHGRAVSVIGVTGATNELIQRFVDNFELFEDLLAAEEVEVRSGELALVGDGMEKVAGAVRRLLSRNRPLRFAAVKPLLSKELDAPFDPGVFGCDTTGDFLRQYATELGIVIRQGQHDSEIDLPGVTPNGTGFKASARLPSKPAAQALPEQQTGARLPTAEYHTAAHYRQLFAGRGATGGGAVKVPPVSWAVLAWSCDAVVELLAPPAGEPTHTTSLLPKLLKAADGATIPDLVKHLRLFYPTLRAGLPVQGADGVYSLPADCTGEQIRLSVLSYIGHVLNCRLSESGVAGAICSDALAAVFEPGPAIEQVTAEVTTALARSDARLPEPSQPSRPLPPGAEEVHTPASYLKLLKAGGPKSSETESLKVLPVPWPSVERACEDAFSLLHPNAGGGPLPRDELNARLSAAGTDLFIEQYPQHVRRVLGILRVAGDVTEENGTVALAPDIATAQELRNRTLAFLLQLLQLRLEERDHFDPIRPPAFVAAIEGGPFTDRLLEEVMPAIAWLYRPDTAGDSGTAGPDPFPVSERSEVEPDKVPLAAPDRDVIDLREADDGATPRPEPGWSPGSDDAVPEAAEMSPAAPPDPPSAVFGVVDVAVITSEAVAAAAEPQRAAGAEVNGPPADHRGHAAPTEPDPMPFAALTARAPETEPEHPPQDPFSAVPVADWLPDGDPLFSDPGSAPRGEPALDAVSPPVAPRRPPFAKIGSPSPSPPPEPA; encoded by the coding sequence ATGAAGCCTTCAGCCGTTCTCCTCATCGACCTCGAGAACTTCTTCCTCAGTCGGGTCCAGCACTTCGACTCGAAGGCGGTCCCGCCCAGCGGCCGGCCGGCGTTCGCCAAGGACTTCGAGCACCTCATCGCGTTCGCCCAGCGGATGGCCGGTGCCCCGTTCGCCGTCCGGCGGGCGTACGCCGACTACGTCACGCTCCGCGTCGGCCCGCGCGAGCTGATGCGCCAGGGCGTGGAACCCGTGCAGGTGTTCCGGCTCTCCGGCGCCCGCTCCGGCAGCAAGAACGCGGCCGACATGCGGATGGCGATGGACGCGACGGCCCTGCTCGCCTCCGCCGGCCACGCCGAACACTTCGTACTGGTCACCGGCGACGCCGACTTCATTCCCGTGATCCTCGAACTCAAACGGCACGGCCGGGCCGTGTCGGTGATCGGGGTGACGGGCGCGACGAACGAACTGATCCAGCGGTTCGTGGACAACTTCGAACTGTTCGAGGACCTGCTCGCGGCGGAAGAGGTCGAGGTCCGCAGCGGCGAACTCGCGCTCGTCGGCGACGGGATGGAGAAGGTGGCCGGCGCCGTCCGCCGGCTCCTGTCCCGCAACCGGCCGCTGCGGTTCGCCGCGGTCAAGCCCCTGCTCTCGAAGGAACTCGACGCCCCGTTCGACCCCGGCGTTTTCGGGTGCGACACGACCGGCGACTTTCTGCGGCAGTACGCCACCGAACTGGGGATCGTGATCCGCCAGGGGCAGCACGATTCCGAGATCGACCTTCCCGGGGTGACGCCGAACGGGACCGGTTTCAAGGCGTCGGCCCGCCTTCCCAGTAAGCCGGCCGCGCAAGCCCTTCCCGAACAGCAGACCGGTGCCCGGCTACCGACCGCGGAGTACCACACCGCCGCGCACTACCGTCAGCTTTTCGCGGGCCGCGGGGCGACCGGCGGGGGGGCCGTGAAGGTGCCGCCGGTGTCCTGGGCCGTCCTCGCGTGGAGTTGCGACGCGGTGGTCGAACTCCTCGCGCCGCCCGCGGGCGAGCCGACGCACACCACCAGCCTCCTGCCGAAGCTCCTCAAGGCCGCCGATGGGGCCACGATACCCGATCTGGTCAAACACCTGCGTCTGTTTTACCCGACGCTCCGCGCGGGCCTGCCCGTCCAAGGGGCCGACGGGGTGTACTCGCTCCCGGCCGATTGCACCGGCGAACAGATCCGGCTGAGCGTACTCAGTTACATCGGCCACGTCCTCAACTGCCGACTGTCGGAAAGCGGGGTTGCGGGCGCGATCTGTTCGGACGCCCTGGCCGCCGTGTTCGAACCCGGTCCGGCGATTGAACAGGTGACCGCCGAGGTGACGACCGCGCTCGCTCGTTCCGACGCGCGCCTGCCGGAGCCGTCCCAACCGTCCCGCCCGCTCCCCCCAGGTGCGGAGGAGGTCCACACCCCGGCCAGTTACCTGAAGCTTCTGAAAGCTGGCGGCCCGAAGAGCAGCGAAACCGAGTCGCTCAAAGTGTTGCCGGTGCCGTGGCCGTCGGTCGAGCGGGCCTGTGAGGACGCGTTCTCGCTGCTGCACCCGAACGCCGGAGGCGGGCCGCTCCCGCGCGACGAACTGAACGCGCGGCTCTCCGCGGCCGGGACGGACCTGTTCATCGAACAGTACCCGCAACACGTCCGGCGGGTGCTCGGCATCTTGCGCGTCGCCGGGGACGTGACCGAAGAGAATGGCACGGTCGCGCTGGCCCCGGACATCGCCACCGCACAGGAACTCCGGAACCGCACGCTCGCGTTTCTGCTTCAACTCCTGCAACTGCGGCTGGAGGAGCGGGACCACTTCGATCCGATTCGGCCGCCGGCGTTCGTCGCGGCGATCGAGGGCGGCCCCTTCACCGATCGGCTCCTCGAAGAGGTCATGCCGGCGATCGCGTGGCTGTATCGCCCCGACACAGCCGGCGACTCGGGAACCGCGGGCCCCGACCCGTTCCCGGTGTCCGAACGCTCCGAGGTTGAACCGGACAAGGTGCCCCTCGCCGCCCCGGACCGGGACGTGATTGACTTGAGGGAGGCCGATGACGGTGCCACACCGCGACCGGAACCGGGATGGTCGCCCGGGTCCGATGACGCGGTTCCGGAAGCCGCCGAGATGAGCCCCGCCGCCCCGCCCGATCCCCCGTCCGCGGTGTTCGGCGTCGTCGATGTGGCCGTCATCACGAGCGAAGCCGTTGCGGCAGCGGCCGAGCCGCAACGCGCGGCAGGGGCCGAGGTGAACGGGCCGCCCGCGGATCACCGCGGTCACGCCGCGCCGACCGAGCCGGACCCGATGCCGTTCGCCGCGCTCACGGCACGGGCACCCGAGACCGAGCCCGAACACCCGCCGCAGGACCCCTTCAGCGCGGTTCCGGTCGCGGACTGGTTACCGGACGGCGACCCGCTGTTCTCGGACCCCGGTTCGGCCCCGCGGGGCGAGCCGGCGCTCGACGCGGTCTCGCCCCCGGTTGCTCCCCGCCGGCCGCCGTTTGCTAAGATAGGCTCGCCATCACCATCACCACCGCCGGAGCCCGCATGA
- a CDS encoding ATP-binding protein: MSRTRVTVAVSQAPGKHPAKRALEESIVAALLLEPDVEVSVVPNLYDLGPDHTGRLFLESVKGDMVVLSWLYPRAAFWLLDRDGIKGHFGETKLKPPADDDEEAETDADTPVDQPPAIGPAGTIPDRFIYTLDLRDSNRYEAYVAEIKRIVAECRERRAAKARERAANSPAIIQLGLSLSKPEPEDVPAPQKAFTPEALLAAPAGRRWYPVIDYSRCTNCLECLDFCLFGVYGVDSIERILVENQDQCKKGCPACSRVCPQQAIIFPEYKSAAIAGAETGAVGGLKIDLSRLFGGDVGDALAAAVEERDRELVNAGREAVGLSVGIPKRQADKVQGPKDDLDRLVDDLDNLGL; encoded by the coding sequence ATGAGTCGCACCCGTGTCACCGTCGCCGTGTCGCAAGCGCCGGGCAAGCACCCGGCCAAGCGGGCCCTGGAAGAGAGCATCGTCGCCGCGCTGTTGCTCGAACCGGACGTCGAAGTTTCGGTCGTGCCCAACCTGTACGACCTCGGTCCGGACCACACCGGTCGCCTCTTCCTCGAGTCGGTGAAGGGCGACATGGTCGTGCTGTCGTGGCTCTACCCGCGCGCCGCGTTCTGGCTCCTGGACCGCGACGGCATCAAGGGCCATTTCGGCGAAACGAAACTGAAGCCGCCGGCCGATGACGACGAGGAGGCCGAAACGGACGCCGACACGCCGGTGGATCAGCCCCCGGCGATCGGCCCGGCCGGGACCATCCCCGACCGGTTCATTTACACGCTCGACCTGCGTGACTCCAACAGGTACGAAGCCTACGTCGCGGAGATCAAGCGGATCGTCGCGGAGTGCCGGGAGCGGCGTGCGGCGAAGGCCCGGGAGAGGGCCGCGAACAGCCCGGCGATCATCCAACTCGGGCTGTCCCTCTCGAAGCCGGAACCGGAAGACGTACCGGCCCCACAAAAAGCGTTCACCCCCGAGGCCCTTCTCGCCGCTCCGGCGGGGCGGCGGTGGTACCCGGTGATCGACTACAGCCGGTGTACGAACTGCTTGGAGTGTCTGGACTTCTGCCTGTTCGGGGTGTACGGCGTCGATTCCATCGAGCGCATCCTCGTCGAGAACCAGGACCAGTGCAAGAAGGGCTGCCCGGCGTGTAGCCGCGTGTGCCCGCAACAAGCGATCATTTTTCCCGAATATAAGTCCGCGGCCATTGCGGGCGCCGAAACGGGCGCCGTGGGCGGACTGAAGATCGACCTGAGCCGCCTGTTCGGCGGCGACGTGGGCGACGCGCTCGCGGCCGCCGTGGAAGAGCGCGACCGCGAACTCGTGAACGCCGGCCGCGAAGCGGTCGGGTTGTCCGTCGGCATCCCGAAGCGCCAAGCGGACAAAGTTCAGGGACCGAAAGACGACCTCGACCGACTCGTGGACGACCTGGACAATCTGGGCCTGTAA
- a CDS encoding HDOD domain-containing protein yields MALLKRFSDALRSVFGAHAPATPSAAARAARLERQIRLLVDSLPALPVTAARALALMNDPDVALADIADLIQEDPALATGLLRVANSALFAGGAAALRLDQAVVRLGLWMCKDLVTAIGMRRMLHGRAAATEADCHALWHHAFVTASICAQLNRANRLGFQGEEYSAGMLHDLGRLLIALADPECLALAGVMSFQEDADTPQRERAAIGADHCALGGWFAELSNLPPALVEVIRRHHTPQPAAGPSRLVALVTAADHMANHLQLGRSVESYDPATNAGLATLCAGWSAGRTEHLRTSLPAIMEGAHAAAETELSAP; encoded by the coding sequence GTGGCACTCCTCAAGCGATTCTCCGATGCCCTCCGCTCGGTGTTCGGCGCGCACGCCCCGGCGACCCCGAGCGCTGCGGCGCGCGCCGCGCGCCTGGAACGGCAGATCCGCCTCCTCGTGGACTCCCTTCCCGCCCTCCCGGTTACGGCCGCCCGCGCGCTGGCGCTGATGAACGACCCGGACGTCGCCCTCGCGGACATCGCGGACCTGATCCAGGAGGACCCGGCCCTGGCAACGGGGTTGCTCCGGGTGGCGAACAGCGCGCTGTTCGCCGGCGGCGCGGCCGCGCTCCGCCTCGATCAGGCGGTGGTGCGGCTCGGCCTGTGGATGTGCAAGGACCTCGTCACCGCGATCGGCATGAGGCGCATGCTGCACGGGCGGGCCGCCGCGACCGAAGCCGACTGTCACGCGCTCTGGCACCACGCGTTCGTCACGGCGTCGATCTGCGCGCAACTCAACCGCGCGAACCGCCTCGGGTTCCAGGGCGAAGAATACTCGGCCGGGATGTTACACGACCTGGGGCGCCTGCTGATCGCCCTCGCGGACCCGGAGTGCCTCGCGCTGGCCGGGGTGATGAGCTTTCAGGAGGACGCCGACACGCCGCAGCGCGAGCGCGCCGCGATCGGGGCCGACCACTGTGCGCTCGGCGGGTGGTTCGCCGAGCTGAGCAACCTGCCGCCGGCGCTCGTCGAGGTGATCCGGCGGCACCACACCCCGCAACCCGCGGCGGGGCCGTCCCGGCTCGTGGCGCTGGTGACCGCCGCCGACCACATGGCCAACCACCTCCAACTCGGCCGGAGCGTCGAGAGCTACGACCCAGCCACGAACGCCGGGCTGGCCACGCTCTGCGCCGGGTGGTCCGCGGGCCGGACCGAACACCTGCGCACGAGCTTACCCGCGATTATGGAAGGCGCACACGCGGCGGCTGAGACGGAATTGAGCGCCCCATGA
- a CDS encoding Kdo hydroxylase family protein, whose protein sequence is MSAIHPIALSTWGGTFPATEQAIATDALEAGHVLFLPDLRFGLSDAERAYLTPEIVGRSKNVSYDPANGKIGGTTVAALKVNELRALMDRFATSTRNLLAALLPTYGAGLHQAKTSLRPVEVAGRVQSWRKDDTRLHVDSFPSQPSNGKRILRVFSNVNPTGRARVWKVGEPFESVARRYWPKLRAPLPGERGLLAAVRVTKAVRTRYDHYMLKLHDAMKLDPEYQARFSAATHPFPANSTWVCFTDQVSHAAVSGAHQLEQTFWVDVSVLRNPASAPLRVLETLAGRKLA, encoded by the coding sequence ATGTCCGCGATTCATCCGATTGCGCTGTCCACCTGGGGCGGAACGTTCCCCGCGACCGAACAGGCGATCGCGACCGACGCGCTGGAGGCCGGCCACGTGCTGTTCCTCCCGGACCTCCGCTTCGGGCTGTCCGACGCCGAGCGCGCGTACCTCACGCCCGAAATCGTGGGCCGGTCGAAGAACGTGAGCTACGACCCGGCGAACGGCAAGATCGGCGGAACGACCGTTGCGGCGCTGAAGGTGAACGAACTGCGGGCGCTCATGGACCGGTTCGCCACCAGCACCCGGAACCTGCTCGCGGCGCTGCTCCCGACGTATGGCGCCGGCCTGCACCAGGCGAAGACCAGCCTGCGGCCCGTGGAGGTCGCGGGCCGCGTGCAATCGTGGCGGAAGGACGACACGCGGCTCCACGTGGACAGTTTCCCGAGCCAGCCGAGTAACGGGAAACGCATTTTGCGGGTGTTCTCGAACGTGAACCCGACCGGCCGGGCGCGGGTCTGGAAGGTGGGCGAGCCGTTCGAATCGGTGGCGCGCCGGTACTGGCCGAAGCTCCGCGCCCCGCTGCCCGGCGAGCGCGGCCTGCTGGCGGCCGTCCGCGTCACGAAGGCCGTGCGCACCCGGTACGACCACTACATGCTGAAGCTCCACGACGCGATGAAGCTCGATCCGGAGTACCAGGCGCGGTTCTCGGCCGCCACGCACCCGTTCCCGGCGAACAGCACCTGGGTCTGTTTCACCGATCAGGTGTCGCACGCGGCCGTCTCCGGTGCGCACCAGCTCGAACAAACCTTCTGGGTGGACGTGAGCGTGCTCCGCAACCCGGCGTCGGCCCCGCTCCGGGTGCTGGAAACGCTCGCGGGGCGCAAGCTGGCGTAG
- a CDS encoding prenyltransferase/squalene oxidase repeat-containing protein, producing the protein MPLTPGTGMFAADRLRTAYVTARDALLAERVPEGHWVGELSTSALSTATAVMALHHVNPFEHRALIDAGIKWLAAHQNDDGGWGDTVKSVSNISTTMLCRAALRMAGEKGYEDTVVRVEDFITRHAGVRPAARAAAIRARYGKDHTFSVPILMTCALAGLVRWDEVPRLPFEAACLPQSWYRFARMPVVSYALPALIAIGQCIHHHRRSRNPIRNTIRRAARGRTLNVLRRIQPTSGGYLEATPLTSFVTMALASIRRRRSAAEEQVIAEGVRFIVNSVRPDGSWPIDTNLATWVTTQSVNALALAGDLDSLDTKEQILAWLLKQQYTERHPYTGADPGGWAWTDLPGGVPDCDDTPGALLAATYLDLNITPHIGTPQYRWRALATQWMKGLQNRDGGFPTFCRGWGTLPFDRSGTDLTAHALRSLEIAGSFDKGYHDSRDSEYVRACAYLAKQQRPDGSWLPLWFGNQHAPDDINAVYGTARVLAAYRDLALKESPECRRGVEFLLSVQNADGGWGGAKNCPSSVEETALAVEVLLDLANGDAVQRGVTWLVEAVESGRFRDASPIGFYFAKLWYFEKLYPLIFTVAALGRAWQSERPAVRQFIPSIPAEGSA; encoded by the coding sequence ATGCCACTCACACCCGGAACCGGAATGTTCGCCGCCGACCGCCTCCGCACCGCCTACGTGACCGCCCGTGACGCCCTGTTGGCCGAGCGCGTGCCCGAGGGGCACTGGGTGGGCGAGCTCTCGACATCGGCCCTTTCCACCGCGACGGCGGTGATGGCGCTGCACCACGTCAACCCGTTCGAGCACCGCGCGCTCATCGACGCCGGGATCAAATGGCTGGCGGCCCACCAGAACGACGACGGCGGGTGGGGCGATACCGTCAAGAGCGTCTCGAACATATCGACGACGATGCTCTGCCGCGCCGCGCTCCGGATGGCCGGCGAGAAGGGCTACGAGGACACGGTCGTTCGCGTCGAGGACTTCATCACGCGCCACGCCGGCGTGCGACCCGCGGCCCGCGCGGCCGCCATTCGTGCCCGGTACGGAAAGGACCACACGTTCTCCGTCCCGATCTTGATGACGTGCGCGCTCGCCGGGTTGGTGAGGTGGGACGAAGTGCCGCGGCTGCCGTTCGAAGCGGCGTGCCTGCCGCAGAGCTGGTACCGGTTCGCGCGAATGCCGGTGGTGAGCTACGCCCTGCCCGCGCTCATCGCGATCGGCCAGTGCATCCACCACCACCGTCGTTCGCGCAACCCGATCCGGAACACGATCCGCCGCGCCGCACGCGGGCGGACGCTGAACGTCCTCCGCCGCATTCAGCCGACATCGGGCGGCTACCTCGAAGCGACGCCACTCACGAGCTTCGTGACGATGGCGCTAGCGAGCATCCGCCGCCGGCGCTCCGCCGCGGAGGAGCAGGTGATTGCTGAAGGCGTGCGGTTCATCGTGAACTCCGTGCGACCGGACGGGAGCTGGCCGATCGACACGAACCTCGCGACGTGGGTGACGACGCAGAGCGTGAACGCACTCGCGCTGGCGGGGGATCTCGACTCGCTCGACACGAAGGAGCAAATTCTCGCGTGGCTCCTCAAGCAGCAATACACCGAACGGCACCCGTACACCGGCGCCGATCCCGGCGGCTGGGCGTGGACCGACTTACCCGGCGGGGTGCCCGACTGCGACGACACGCCGGGGGCGCTTTTAGCCGCGACCTATTTAGATCTCAACATCACACCACACATCGGAACACCCCAGTACCGGTGGCGGGCACTCGCGACTCAGTGGATGAAAGGTCTTCAAAATCGCGATGGAGGTTTTCCGACGTTCTGCCGTGGGTGGGGTACACTCCCGTTCGACCGGAGCGGCACCGACCTGACCGCCCACGCACTGAGATCGCTCGAAATCGCTGGTTCATTCGATAAAGGCTATCACGACTCTCGCGACTCCGAGTATGTTCGCGCCTGCGCGTATCTTGCGAAGCAACAGCGCCCCGATGGATCGTGGCTGCCGCTCTGGTTCGGCAACCAGCACGCACCGGACGACATCAACGCCGTCTATGGCACGGCCCGCGTGCTCGCCGCGTACCGGGACCTGGCGTTAAAGGAATCGCCCGAGTGCCGCCGCGGAGTGGAGTTCCTGCTGTCGGTGCAGAACGCCGACGGCGGGTGGGGCGGCGCGAAGAACTGCCCGTCGAGCGTGGAGGAAACGGCGCTGGCGGTGGAGGTGCTGCTGGATCTGGCGAACGGCGACGCCGTTCAGCGCGGCGTCACATGGCTCGTGGAGGCGGTCGAATCGGGCCGGTTCCGCGACGCCAGCCCGATCGGCTTCTACTTCGCCAAACTGTGGTACTTCGAGAAGCTGTACCCGCTCATTTTCACCGTCGCGGCGTTGGGACGAGCGTGGCAGAGCGAACGGCCAGCCGTTCGCCAATTCATTCCTTCGATACCGGCGGAAGGATCGGCTTGA
- a CDS encoding ThuA domain-containing protein — protein MCQFLSVLLLLVSLPSARGEESPSVDPYDQSKVPLEVEPPADFKGKRVLIVAGSRSHGPGDHEFFAGSVILMNLLKQNPKVFPIMARDGWPKNEKLIESADCIVMYMDGGGGHPAIKPERMKVIQKLLDRGAGWVNLHYAVEYPKEPGKTVLGWMGGYYEQGYSINPHWDAHVRGLPKHEITRGVKPFTIRDEWYYGMRWTADMKGVTPILQALPPDGTRGTEYTKGRKGEIETMAWAYERKDGGRSFGFTGGHFHRNWADENFRRVVVNAILWCDKDDVPAQGAKVEFQAADLNKNLDWKGKGQPTAEGFKPILPPVSKE, from the coding sequence ATGTGTCAATTCCTCTCCGTTCTGCTCCTTCTGGTTTCGCTCCCGAGTGCCCGCGGTGAAGAGTCGCCCAGCGTCGACCCCTACGACCAATCGAAAGTGCCCCTGGAGGTGGAACCGCCGGCCGACTTCAAGGGGAAGCGCGTTCTGATCGTCGCGGGGAGCCGCAGCCACGGTCCGGGCGACCACGAGTTCTTCGCCGGCAGCGTGATCCTGATGAACCTGCTGAAGCAGAACCCGAAAGTGTTCCCGATCATGGCCCGCGACGGCTGGCCCAAAAATGAGAAACTGATCGAGAGCGCCGATTGCATCGTGATGTACATGGACGGCGGCGGCGGGCACCCGGCAATCAAGCCGGAGCGCATGAAAGTGATCCAGAAACTACTCGACCGCGGGGCCGGCTGGGTGAACCTGCACTACGCCGTGGAGTACCCGAAGGAGCCGGGCAAAACGGTACTGGGCTGGATGGGCGGGTATTACGAGCAGGGGTACTCGATCAACCCGCACTGGGACGCCCACGTCCGGGGCCTGCCGAAGCACGAGATCACCCGCGGCGTGAAGCCGTTCACGATCCGCGACGAGTGGTACTACGGGATGCGGTGGACCGCGGACATGAAGGGCGTCACGCCGATCCTGCAAGCGCTGCCGCCCGACGGCACCCGCGGCACCGAGTACACGAAGGGGCGCAAGGGCGAAATCGAAACGATGGCCTGGGCCTATGAGCGCAAGGACGGCGGGCGGAGTTTCGGCTTCACCGGCGGGCACTTCCACCGCAACTGGGCGGACGAAAACTTCCGCCGCGTGGTCGTGAACGCGATCCTCTGGTGCGACAAGGACGATGTCCCGGCGCAGGGGGCCAAAGTCGAGTTCCAGGCCGCCGACCTGAACAAGAACCTGGATTGGAAGGGGAAGGGCCAACCCACCGCCGAAGGGTTCAAGCCGATCCTTCCGCCGGTATCGAAGGAATGA
- a CDS encoding polyprenyl synthetase family protein, which translates to MTTVAEIEKEAATERAPTKPPKVNSAAFKEVPQDRTVRDRIRAAVETFCKTVDKSKPLTRDLTREMAETVLKTLGLGESCLGFTMVMLTNEFWREQVAAIPFHRRLMLLPHCLKNAEGCPAEYDELGLDCKKCGACEVGDFRTKAEELGYKVLVSEGTPIVLKIIVSGHIDAIVGVACLNVLEKAFDKVLLAGIPCIATPLLSSNCKNTSVDNDWVFESIGLHTPPAGTKTKTYMHLMRAANALFDEPELTRLVPRPRAAAPETDPLRKHETIAYDFLSRGGKRSRPFITLAAYDALKGAPATLAESGWELSDSVKRAAIAIESFHKASLVHDDIEDDDAFRYGQETLHRVHGVGTAINVGDYLIGLGYRCVSRDRKPLGAEAAADILDKLADAHLKLSEGQGAELLWREAKEKALTTLDALKIYALKTSPAFEAALYTGVRLAGDASGYEKLIADFSRNVGVAFQILNDIKDWTGDEDNKLVSGQDVLAARPTLLFSLALEGLTPAQREELLHLISQARGASGIAAEEIVSRVRHLYFAAKVFEKADKLVDKFRAKAEALADEVQPTEFRELLYYLVDSVLEKPELPRQGVVQFVELGR; encoded by the coding sequence GTGACGACCGTCGCCGAGATCGAGAAGGAAGCAGCGACCGAGCGCGCGCCGACCAAGCCGCCGAAAGTCAATTCGGCCGCCTTCAAGGAGGTGCCCCAAGACCGCACCGTGCGCGACCGCATCCGCGCCGCGGTCGAGACGTTCTGCAAGACGGTGGACAAATCGAAGCCGCTGACGCGCGACCTGACCCGCGAGATGGCGGAAACGGTGCTGAAGACGCTCGGGCTCGGCGAGTCGTGCCTCGGCTTCACGATGGTGATGCTCACCAACGAGTTCTGGCGCGAACAGGTGGCCGCGATCCCGTTCCACCGCCGGCTCATGTTGCTCCCGCACTGCCTCAAGAACGCCGAGGGCTGCCCGGCCGAGTACGACGAGCTCGGGCTCGACTGCAAGAAGTGCGGGGCGTGCGAGGTGGGCGACTTCCGCACCAAGGCCGAGGAACTCGGGTACAAGGTGCTGGTGAGTGAAGGCACGCCCATCGTCCTCAAGATCATCGTTTCGGGGCACATCGACGCCATCGTCGGCGTGGCGTGCCTGAACGTGCTCGAAAAGGCGTTCGACAAGGTGCTGCTCGCGGGCATCCCGTGCATCGCGACGCCGCTCCTGTCCAGCAACTGTAAGAACACGTCGGTCGATAACGATTGGGTGTTCGAGTCGATCGGGCTGCACACCCCGCCGGCCGGGACGAAAACCAAAACGTACATGCACCTGATGCGCGCGGCGAACGCGCTCTTCGACGAACCGGAACTGACCCGGCTGGTGCCGCGCCCGCGCGCCGCGGCGCCGGAAACCGATCCGCTCCGCAAGCACGAGACCATCGCTTACGATTTCCTGTCCCGCGGCGGGAAGCGGTCGCGACCGTTCATCACGCTGGCGGCGTACGACGCCCTCAAGGGCGCCCCGGCCACTCTTGCCGAGAGCGGGTGGGAGCTGTCGGACAGCGTCAAGCGCGCGGCGATCGCTATCGAATCGTTCCACAAGGCGAGCCTCGTTCACGACGACATCGAGGACGACGACGCGTTCCGCTACGGCCAGGAAACGCTGCACCGCGTTCACGGCGTCGGCACCGCGATCAACGTCGGCGACTACCTGATCGGCCTCGGGTACCGGTGCGTGTCACGCGACCGCAAGCCGCTCGGCGCCGAGGCCGCCGCCGACATCCTCGACAAGCTCGCGGACGCGCACCTCAAGCTCTCAGAAGGCCAGGGCGCCGAACTGCTGTGGCGTGAGGCCAAGGAAAAGGCACTGACCACGCTCGACGCACTCAAGATTTACGCGCTCAAGACGTCTCCCGCGTTCGAAGCGGCACTCTACACGGGCGTGCGCCTCGCGGGGGACGCTAGCGGGTACGAAAAGCTCATCGCGGACTTCAGCCGGAACGTGGGGGTCGCGTTCCAGATCCTCAACGACATCAAGGACTGGACGGGGGACGAGGACAACAAGCTCGTCTCGGGCCAGGACGTACTCGCGGCCCGCCCCACCCTGCTTTTCTCGCTCGCACTCGAGGGGCTCACGCCGGCCCAGCGCGAAGAACTCCTGCACCTGATCTCGCAGGCCCGTGGCGCATCGGGTATCGCGGCCGAGGAGATCGTGAGCCGCGTGCGGCACCTGTACTTCGCCGCGAAGGTGTTCGAGAAGGCCGACAAACTGGTGGACAAGTTCCGCGCGAAGGCCGAAGCACTCGCGGACGAGGTGCAGCCGACCGAGTTCCGCGAGCTGCTCTACTACCTCGTGGACAGCGTGCTCGAGAAACCCGAACTGCCGCGTCAGGGCGTGGTCCAGTTCGTGGAACTGGGACGATAA
- a CDS encoding PIG-L family deacetylase — protein sequence MADDSSPDRLDVLAVAPHPDDLEILCGGTLAKLVRQGYKVGIFDLTSGEPTPRGSLETRKKEAEEARRILGVPLRVNVELPNRVLMDGPDARFALATQFRKYRPNIVIVAAGRTPAASPDHHQGHLIGEAARFYSQLTKWDERFDGTSPYRVPHLVYAPFPFESEQRHWHSQFVVDISDTIDAKIAAVRAYESQFDSARFSRVEHMIRSANGFHGARCGYMYGELFALPTPVGAPDLVSLVNGSKGSLAPVQIPGKDHLPMG from the coding sequence GTGGCCGATGACTCGTCCCCCGACCGACTCGACGTGCTCGCCGTTGCACCGCACCCCGACGACCTCGAAATCCTCTGCGGCGGCACCCTCGCAAAACTGGTCCGTCAAGGGTACAAGGTCGGCATCTTCGACCTCACCAGCGGAGAACCGACCCCGCGGGGCTCGCTCGAGACGCGCAAGAAAGAAGCCGAAGAGGCCCGGCGCATCCTGGGCGTCCCGCTGCGTGTGAACGTCGAACTGCCCAACCGGGTGCTCATGGACGGGCCGGACGCGCGGTTCGCGCTCGCTACCCAGTTCCGCAAGTACCGGCCGAACATTGTCATCGTCGCGGCGGGCCGCACACCGGCCGCCTCCCCGGACCACCACCAGGGGCACCTGATCGGTGAGGCCGCGCGGTTCTACTCGCAGCTAACGAAGTGGGACGAGCGGTTCGACGGCACGAGCCCGTACCGCGTGCCGCACCTGGTGTACGCGCCGTTCCCGTTCGAGTCCGAACAGCGGCACTGGCACAGCCAGTTCGTCGTGGACATTTCCGACACCATCGATGCGAAAATCGCAGCGGTTCGGGCCTACGAGTCGCAATTCGATTCGGCCCGCTTCTCGCGCGTGGAACACATGATCCGCTCGGCCAACGGCTTCCACGGCGCCCGGTGCGGCTACATGTACGGCGAACTCTTCGCCCTGCCGACCCCCGTTGGTGCCCCGGACCTGGTTTCGCTGGTGAACGGCAGTAAGGGCTCGCTTGCCCCGGTTCAGATTCCGGGTAAGGATCATCTGCCGATGGGGTAG